The Pseudomonas sp. B21-023 genomic interval GGCGCACGCCGTCACGCTCGAAGCTGGCCAGCACACGATCGGCGAAATCTGGCGCCAGGGCCAGCTTGGTCGGCCAGCCGACCAGCAGGCGTTGCTGGTCGGCAAGGAAGGCGTTGTCCGGGCGTACCAGGCCCGATTGCGCGGGCTCGGCGCGATCGACGCGCAGGGTGGCCCAGCGGACCAGGCTTTGATCGACCCAAGGCAACAGGCTGGCAACTTCCTTCTGCGCCGCGGCGATCTGCGCGGCGGGCTCACGGGCAACGCCGTCAGCCTCGGCGATATCGCCACCCAGGTACCACACCCATTGGCCATCGGCGGCCGGGTGGGTGGTCACGGTGATGCGCGGCTTGGGGCCGCCGCCCAGGCAGTGGGCATACAGGGGCTTGAGGTTGGGCCCCTTGGCCAGGACCATGTGCAGCGGGCGGCGTTGCATGGCCGGTTGGTTCAGCCCCAGGGCGTGCAGCAGGCCTTCGGTGCCACCGCCGGCGCTCAGGACTATGCGCTGGGCGCGGATCTCGCGGTCATCGACCACCAGGCCGGCCAGCTCTTCGCCGTCGCGCAGCGGTTCGATTCGCTCGCCGGCCAGCAGGCTGTCACCCGCCAGTTGCGCGAGGTTGGCCAGCAGGCTGGGCACGTCGATGACCAGTTCGGCCAGGCGGTAGACCTTACCCTTGAAGGCGCGGTCCTGCAGGGCCGGCGGCAGTTGCTCGCCCTTGACCTGGTCGACCCGGCCGCGCACGGCCTTGCTGGCGAAGAAACTGGTGAGGTTGCCCGCCAGGGTGCCGGGGGACCACAAGTAGTGGGCATCGGACAGCAAGCGGGTGCCGCTCAGGTCCAGTTCGCCGTTGCCGGCCAGCGCTTCGCGCCAGCGTCGCGGCATGTCGGCGATGGCCTCGGAGGCGCCGGTGAGGGCGCCGTGCAAGGCATATTTGGTGCCGCCGTGGATGATGCCTTGCGACTTGATGGTCTGCTCGCCACCCAGGCTGGCGCGCTCCACCAGCACCGTCGAGTAGCCCAGGCGACGCAGCCGGGCATTGAGCCAGAGGCCTGCGACCCCGGCGCCGACGATCAGCACGTCAGTGGTAATGGCGGATGGCATGCGGGCACCTCGAAAACTGGGACAGGTGCGCAGTATACAGGCTGTGGCGTCGTGCTGACCCCTGTGGGAGCCGGCTTGCCGGCGATAGGGCCGCGCAGCGGC includes:
- a CDS encoding FAD-binding oxidoreductase: MPSAITTDVLIVGAGVAGLWLNARLRRLGYSTVLVERASLGGEQTIKSQGIIHGGTKYALHGALTGASEAIADMPRRWREALAGNGELDLSGTRLLSDAHYLWSPGTLAGNLTSFFASKAVRGRVDQVKGEQLPPALQDRAFKGKVYRLAELVIDVPSLLANLAQLAGDSLLAGERIEPLRDGEELAGLVVDDREIRAQRIVLSAGGGTEGLLHALGLNQPAMQRRPLHMVLAKGPNLKPLYAHCLGGGPKPRITVTTHPAADGQWVWYLGGDIAEADGVAREPAAQIAAAQKEVASLLPWVDQSLVRWATLRVDRAEPAQSGLVRPDNAFLADQQRLLVGWPTKLALAPDFADRVLASFERDGVRPASQPDLADLPRPPLALPAWEQLLP